In Nitrososphaerota archaeon, a single genomic region encodes these proteins:
- a CDS encoding metallophosphoesterase: MMKTKPVPGEAALVLEGHKKHLVLTDLHVGFEASLEQNKIFVGKNTTLNESIQKITSLIDSVKPDSLILLGDVKSGISRISKSEWDEVPKLLSALSEKTETILIPGNHDANISHLTPPSITLISSLGMILEDTLLTHGHTMPTENFSHISKIVMGHVHPVFFDEDSILNGQRVWVSIRTQKENIFPSESGELEIIIVPSFNRYFYAAKKKSYKKSISPIIEKIKGDLSAKIVTLDGTIIGDESSLSQII, translated from the coding sequence TTGATGAAGACAAAGCCAGTTCCAGGCGAAGCTGCACTAGTCCTAGAAGGTCATAAAAAACACCTAGTCCTAACTGACCTGCATGTCGGCTTTGAAGCCAGTCTTGAGCAAAACAAGATATTTGTTGGAAAAAACACCACACTTAACGAATCCATCCAAAAGATAACATCCTTAATCGACTCTGTAAAGCCAGACTCACTCATACTACTAGGCGATGTAAAGTCAGGAATTTCCAGAATCTCAAAATCAGAGTGGGATGAAGTGCCAAAACTATTATCGGCACTGTCAGAGAAAACCGAGACAATACTTATACCAGGAAATCATGATGCAAACATTTCCCATCTTACGCCGCCAAGCATTACTTTGATCAGCTCCCTTGGGATGATCCTAGAAGACACACTGCTCACACATGGCCATACAATGCCTACTGAGAATTTTTCACACATATCAAAAATCGTGATGGGTCATGTCCATCCGGTTTTCTTTGATGAGGATTCCATTCTGAACGGCCAGCGCGTCTGGGTCTCAATTAGGACTCAAAAAGAGAACATATTTCCATCAGAGTCGGGGGAACTGGAAATAATCATCGTACCATCGTTTAATCGGTATTTTTATGCAGCCAAGAAAAAGTCATACAAAAAATCAATCTCTCCAATCATAGAAAAAATCAAGGGTGATCTATCTGCCAAAATAGTGACACTTGATGGAACAATTATCGGCGACGAGTCATCGTTATCACAAATCATCTAA
- a CDS encoding DNA-directed RNA polymerase yields MSYDKKMYPCTCSDCGKASQVPFEPKPDRPVYCRECLPKHQKPRFQKRY; encoded by the coding sequence ATGTCATATGACAAAAAAATGTATCCATGCACATGCTCAGACTGCGGCAAGGCATCACAGGTACCTTTTGAACCAAAACCAGACAGACCAGTTTATTGCAGAGAGTGTCTACCAAAACACCAAAAACCAAGATTTCAAAAAAGATACTAA